A single genomic interval of Streptomyces showdoensis harbors:
- a CDS encoding DnaA ATPase domain-containing protein: protein MHSSSADEPTAREEWLQQRGQQALDRFDSKTPVIYQKPIELNQDVHDWIAGWGGDSLFLTGPIGVGKTHTAWQTCRRWLEAWYAPNRPWSGGPDLRTYRSTTLFDALRPDGPDEIRRTLVKELQECNLLFIDDLAAAKASEWTQERLFEIFDERYINRRPVITTCDVLPTQLSEVTGPRVSSRLAEMCGASVVLLDGHDRRTGAAA, encoded by the coding sequence TCCAGCAGCGAGGCCAGCAGGCCCTCGACCGCTTCGACAGCAAGACGCCCGTGATCTACCAGAAGCCGATCGAGCTCAACCAGGACGTCCACGACTGGATCGCCGGATGGGGCGGCGACAGCCTCTTCCTGACCGGACCGATCGGCGTCGGCAAGACCCACACCGCCTGGCAGACCTGCCGCCGATGGCTCGAAGCCTGGTACGCCCCCAACCGCCCGTGGTCTGGCGGACCCGACCTCCGCACCTACCGCTCCACGACCCTCTTCGATGCGCTTCGTCCCGACGGACCCGACGAGATCCGCCGCACCCTCGTCAAGGAACTCCAGGAGTGCAACCTCCTGTTCATCGACGACTTGGCCGCGGCCAAGGCATCCGAGTGGACGCAGGAGCGCCTCTTCGAGATCTTCGACGAGCGGTACATCAACCGTCGTCCCGTCATCACCACCTGCGACGTGCTGCCCACCCAGCTGTCCGAGGTCACCGGACCGCGGGTCTCCTCCCGCCTCGCCGAGATGTGCGGCGCCAGCGTCGTCCTGCTCGACGGCCACGACCGCCGCACCGGAGCCGCCGCATGA
- a CDS encoding replicative DNA helicase, which translates to MSDTDLWGPDGIADAGAGQDRPDLAAERIIAASVMARPALIDELAGEFDPADILADQLRWVWNAVDEIRETLTKGEIRWEAVHRQLQTWRATGYMPVPPMDVSHLSSLYDEAQTSYAGAAYYARQITEAAINRRFLALSHDMNIRGRSAAFDSTADIPAIQDALDDLVRNREASAPKALRDIIGGALERSVTKPNKNDRVPTGFADLDMLLQGGFKPGQLVVVAARPAMGKSTFGLGLARAAAIRHATPTLFESLEMGEEELGDNILAAESRVALHHIKTGSVDDAGVAREARAAQRITDAPLYLNDSAELSLPILRGRVRHMIRTVGLRLVIVDYLQLMDAPKAENRQAEVSKLTRGLKLMAKEFGITLVILAQLNRGPEQRTDKKPLVSDLRESGAIEQDADIVILLHREDAYDKESPRAGEADVIVGKHRAGPTATITTAFQGHYAQFVDMAVS; encoded by the coding sequence ATGAGCGACACCGACCTGTGGGGCCCGGACGGAATCGCTGACGCGGGCGCCGGGCAGGACCGCCCCGACCTTGCTGCCGAACGCATCATTGCCGCGTCCGTCATGGCACGGCCCGCACTCATCGACGAGCTCGCCGGCGAGTTCGACCCCGCCGACATCCTCGCCGACCAGCTCCGCTGGGTATGGAACGCCGTCGACGAGATCCGAGAAACCCTCACCAAGGGCGAGATCCGCTGGGAAGCCGTTCACCGCCAGCTGCAGACCTGGCGCGCCACCGGCTACATGCCCGTCCCGCCCATGGACGTTAGCCACCTGTCCAGCCTGTACGACGAAGCGCAGACTAGCTACGCCGGCGCCGCGTACTACGCCCGGCAGATCACCGAAGCGGCGATCAACCGCCGGTTCCTCGCCCTCAGCCACGACATGAACATCCGCGGCCGATCCGCAGCCTTCGACTCGACTGCGGACATCCCCGCCATCCAGGACGCCCTGGACGACCTCGTCCGCAACCGGGAAGCCAGCGCCCCGAAGGCGCTCCGCGACATCATCGGCGGAGCCCTCGAGCGGTCTGTCACGAAGCCCAACAAGAATGACCGCGTCCCCACTGGCTTCGCTGACCTCGACATGCTCCTGCAGGGAGGCTTCAAGCCGGGCCAGCTCGTCGTCGTCGCGGCCCGCCCCGCAATGGGAAAGTCGACCTTCGGTCTCGGTCTCGCCAGGGCCGCCGCGATCCGCCACGCCACTCCGACGCTCTTCGAGTCCCTGGAGATGGGCGAGGAGGAGCTCGGCGACAACATCCTTGCCGCAGAGTCTCGCGTCGCGCTGCACCACATCAAGACCGGGTCGGTTGATGACGCCGGCGTCGCCCGCGAAGCACGGGCCGCCCAGCGCATCACGGACGCCCCGCTCTACCTCAACGACTCGGCCGAACTGTCCCTGCCGATTTTGCGTGGACGCGTCCGCCACATGATCCGAACCGTCGGTCTCCGCCTGGTCATCGTCGACTACCTCCAACTGATGGACGCCCCCAAGGCGGAGAACCGGCAGGCCGAGGTTTCCAAGCTCACCCGCGGCCTGAAGCTCATGGCCAAGGAGTTCGGCATCACGCTCGTGATCCTCGCCCAGCTCAACCGCGGCCCTGAGCAGCGCACCGACAAGAAGCCCCTCGTCTCCGACCTTCGTGAATCCGGCGCCATCGAGCAGGACGCCGACATCGTGATCCTGCTGCACCGCGAAGACGCCTACGACAAGGAATCCCCGCGTGCTGGCGAGGCCGACGTGATCGTCGGTAAGCACCGCGCCGGCCCCACCGCCACGATCACCACCGCCTTCCAGGGCCACTACGCCCAGTTCGTCGACATGGCGGTGAGCTGA